Part of the Candidatus Chlorohelix allophototropha genome, AGTGCTGCAAAGCCAGCGCCGACGAAACTTGTGGGGCTGGTTAGAGCATCAGTTTCGTCGGGGGGCTGATATTAATGTGCAAGGGTAGTGATGAAAGGCTCTTACTCCTTATTCAAATAGAAATCGGTTACAATCGGATGCGCGTTGTGCGGAGGGCGTATATAATTTTCATCGGCAGGCGGACGTGGATTTAACCTGACTGGTTGGGGCAATACTTCCTGATATGGGAATTTGCTGAGTAAATGGTTAATACAGTTTAAATGCGCCCGGTGCTTATCATTTGCTTCAACTTGATACCAGCGTGCTTCGGGAATATCTGTATATTCCATCATCTTGTCTTTCGCTTTGGAATACTCCACCCAGCGTTCGCGCGATAAAAGATCCATATCGCTCAGTTTCCACAGCTTGGCAGGATTACCTGAACGCTCCTGAAAACGTTTTTCCTGTTCCTCATCGCTCACTGAAAGCCAGTATTTGATCAAATGAATCCCGGCGCTTACCAGCAATTTCTCAAATTGTGGGCAAGCGCGCATGAATTCCCAGTATTCTTCATCGCTACAAAAGCCCATTACATGCTCTACACCCGCGCGGTTGTACCAACTACGGTCAAAGATAACTATCTCACCGGCGGCGGGCAAATGTGCAACATAACGTTGGAAGTACCATTGAGTCCGTTCCACATCCGAAGGTTTTCCCAGCGCCACCAACCTAACGCCACGTGGGTTGAGCGGTTCAACAATCCGCTTAATTGTTCCCCCTTTACCGGCGGCATCACGTCCTTCAAAAAGGATGAGTAGCCGTTGACCCCTTTCTTTTACCCAATATTGCAAGCGCACCAATTCAAATTGCAGACGCTTAAGTTCCTTTTCATAGAAAGGTTTAGTCAGTCTTATAAGGTTTTTTGGCGACTCCTCCTCTCCATTTAAATGTATTTCGAGTGCATCAGGAAGAATTATCGGCTTAGATAACACTTCATTCTCTGCCCTTTTTTTCTTATTTTTGATATGGTTATCTTTTGTTTTAGCCATGTGTACACCTTCTATACTATTCAAGGGTTTTAAGTGAATCAAACGCCAATGACGGATTTTCAGGGTAGGCTAAAGTTTTAAAACGTGGATAGGGTAAATACTTGGGTTTCCAATAATTAGAGCATACAGCAGAATTTAATTGTGTCAAGTTGGGCGAACAAATTTCAAAGGAATGAAAAAAACCGGGCAAAGCTCCCGGTTTTCTCACTCTCAAAAAATCTATTGTTGCAGCACATAAGTACCGGGTGCGGCTGCAATCGCGGGGTAATGACCTTCTGACCCAATGGAAGGTGGCTCAACCTTACCGCTCGAATGCGCTGCCAACCAAGCTTGCCAAGTAGGCCACCATGAACCTTTTTGAACTGGCGTAACTGCTTGCCAGATATCGGGATCAACATATTTATCGGTAGAGTAGCGAGTGGATATTTGGTAGGAACGGTTCGCATGCCCCGGTTCACTGACAATACCCGAATTATGCCCACCACTGGTCAGTACAAATGTAACATCCGTATCCACCGGTAGCATAAGTTTATGTACGGAACGCCAAGGTGCAACATGATCTTTGCTGGTAGCTACTGCAAAGATGGGGGCGCGAATATCGCTTAACACAATCGGGCGATCACCAACTTTGAAACGTCCTTCAAAAAGGTCATTGTTCAAAAATAGGGTACGCAGATATTCAGAATGCATGCGATAGGGTAATCGCGTGCCATCTGCGTTCCATGCCATCAAGTCATTAAGCTGTTCGGCATGTCCCAGCAAATATTCATTGATTATGCGCGACCAAATTAAATCATTAGAGCGCAATAACTGGAAAGCCCCTGCCATTTGTTTTGTGTCAAGATATCCCTGATTCCACATAATATCTTCAAGATAATTTACTTGGCTCTCGTCAATAAAGAGCATCAATTCGCCTGCTTCGGTAAAATCGGTTTGAGCAGCCAATAAGGTAACACTTTGTAGGCGATCATCCCCGTCTCGCGCCATGGCGGAAGCCGCAATTGTCAGGAAAGTACCGCCAATACAATAGCCTAAAGCATGAATTTTACGATCAGGAACAACCGCCGAAATTACATCTAGAGCTGCCATAATTCCCAAGGTGCGATAATCCTCCATACCAAGATCACGGTCTTGCGCGCCGGGGTTTTTCCACGAAATGAGAAAAACAGTATGCCCGTTGTCAACCAAATATTTTACCAGAGAATTTTGTGGAGAAAGATCAAGGATGTAATATTTCATGATGCAAGCTGGCACTATCAAAACAGGTTCAGCAAAAACTTTATCGGTTGTGGGAGAATACTGAATTAACTCTATAAGACGGTTGCGATAAATAACTTTACCGGGTGTAACCGCTACATTTTTACCAACTTTAAATTTTTCTGCGCCTGCCGGTTTTTGTCCCTGTATGTTACGCTGCCAGTCTTCTATGAAGTTTGAAGTCCCTTTTACAAGGTTAGCGCCGCCTTCTAAAGTGGTGGCTTTCAGTACTTCAGGGTTGGTAGCCACATAATTTGAAGGCGATACCATATCCAACAATTGTCGCGCCGCAAAGTAAAGGAAGTCCTCATTATGTCGCGAAACACCCGGAATACCGGTAGTGGCATAATGCCACCATTGCTCGGTCATTAGAAAATTTTGGTAGTAGAGGTTAAAGGGCCATTTTTGCCATTCTGCCCCGTTGAAGCGGGTATCTTGTGGCAGAGGTTTGATTACCGGTTCTGCATTAGGATCAGCAGAGTGGGAAGCGTAAAGCATAAGACGCTGCATATTGCGCTGCATATTGTCTAATAATTCTGCTTGTTTACCCGGTGAAGTGCCAAGGTGAACTAGCCAATCCAAATATGCCAACATGAGGGCTGCAGGGGGTACACCCATATTGAAGCGCCCCGCCCATGCATGCACCATTCGGTCAATATTAGAAAAAGCTTCTGAGCTTTTCATTGTGTTTTCCATAGCATTGCTCCATCGAAATGATTAGGATTTTCAGCTAAAAATTGCACCAAATTTTGATAAATCGTTTTCTAATTCAAAATATAGTTACAAATACTACAATCTAGTTTATAGAATAAAGGTTAATTTTAGGGTAAAAACTCTTGATACTTGCCAAATATGAACTTGCCCTAGAATAGTGAAATGACTCTATGGCTTGCCTTTACATTGCGATCTTTTGGTTATTGCCGACTCCGGTAATATTCGCGTAGTAATATGGAAAATAGGGTAAAATAGGTTGCTATCTAAAGTATGTAAAGAAATAGAAGGAGTTAGGTATGTGTTTGGCTGTACCGGGTCAGGTTAAACTGATGTATGAAGTGGGTGATATACAAATGGGTAAGGTGGATTTCAGCGGAATACAGAAGGAAGTTTGCCTAGCGTATCTACCGGATATTCAGGTTGGCGATTATGTGATTGTGCATGTAGGTTTTGCTATCACTAAGCTTGACGAAAAATCGGCTCTGGAAACGCTGGCGCTCTTTCAGGAAATAGGGCTGCTGGAAGAAGAACTTGATTCTAAAGTATAGAAGTAGTAATTATGAAATATTTAAGTGAATTTCGCGATGAAAACCTGGCAAAATCAATGCTGGATGAAATACGCCGCGTTACCACCCGCAAGTGGGCAATTATGGAAGTATGCGGTGGACAGACCCACTCCATCATCCGCAACGGTATTGACCAGCTTTTGCCTTCTGAAATCGAACTGATTCACGGACCGGGTTGCCCGGTTTGTGTTACTCCTCTGGAAATGATAGATAAGGCTTTATTGATTGCTTCCCGCTCGGAGGTTATTTTTTGCTCGTTTGGCGATATGTTGCGGGTTCCGGGCAGTTCTAAAGATTTGTTTCGCGTGAAAAGCGAAGGAGGGGATGTACGTATCGTCTATTCTCCTTTGGATGCTCTGAAATTAGCCAGTGAAAACCCCACAAAAGAGGTGGTTTTCTTCGGGATAGGCTTTGAAACTACTGCTCCCGCCAATGCAATGACTGTTTTCCAAGCAAAACGACAGGGTGTGAAGAACTTTTCTATGTTGGTATCACATGTACTGGTGCCGCCCGCCATCGAAGCAATCCTTAATTCCCCCCATAATCGGGTGCAGGCTTTTCTAGCGGCTGGTCATGTGTGCAGTGTGATGGGTTACTGGCAATATGAACCGTTGGTAGAAAAATATAAAGTGCCAATCGTTGTAACCGGGTTTGAACCGCTCGATGTGCTGGAAGGGATTCGGCGCACGATTTTACAACTGGAGGCAGGACGCGGCGAAGTTGAGAACGCTTATGAGCGGGCTGTTAATTATGAGGGCAATATACCTGCGCAGAATTTGCTGAAACAGGTTTTTGAAGTTACCGATCAGAAATGGCGAGGAATTGGGCTGATACCTGCCAGCGGTTGGAAACTGGGCGAAAGTTACCGCGAATTTGATGCCGCTATTAAATTTGAGGTTGCTGATATCCAAACCCAAGAGTCGGCTTTGTGTCACAGCGGTGAAGTGCTTCAAGGGATGCTCAAGCCTAATGAATGTCCTGCTTTTGGCAAGGAATGTACCCCCCGCAAGCCGCTAGGGGCGACGATGGTTTCTTCAGAAGGGGCTTGCGCTGCTTATTATCAGAATGGTCGCTTTATCAATCTGGAAGTAGTAAGAAAATGACCGATGCTTTGAATTTTGAAGGTTGGAGTTGCCCGTTACCTTTGCGCGATTATCCTAATATAGTGATGGGACATGGCGGTGGTGGCAAATTATCAGCCGAGTTGGTGGAACATCTTTTCCTGCCCGCTTTCAAGAATCCGACCCTACAAGCGTTGGGTGATTCTTCCGTGCTTGAAGTTTTGGGGGGACGTTTGGCTTTTTCCACCGATTCTTTTGTAGTACAACCGCTGTTTTTCCCTGGCGGTAGCATCGGAGATTTGGCGATAAACGGCACTGTAAATGATTTAGCCATGAGTGGCGCTACCCCTCTTTATCTCAGCGCCGGATTTATAATCGAGGAAGGCTTATCTGTAGCAGCTTTACATAAAATTGTTGAAGATATGGCAATAGCCGCCCGAAAAGCGGGCGTTATGCTGGTAACAGGCGATACCAAAGTGGTGGAAAAAGGTCATGGCGATGGTATCTATATCAATACCAGTGGCATCGGGCTTATTCCAAATGGAGTTAACATTGCCCCAAACCGCGCCAAACCGGGCGATGTGGTGATTGTCAGTGGTACAATCGGCGATCACGGTATGGCTATTATGAGCGTGCGCGAGGGTCTAGAATTTGAAACAACCCTTTCCAGCGACTCAGCGGCGCTCAACGGGTTGGTGGAAGTGATGCTGGAGCTTACCACCGATATTCATGTGCTACGAGACCCTACTAGAGGCGGAGTGGCAGCAACCCTAAACGAAATAGCCAAAACCTCACAGGTAGGAATTAGCCTTGATGAGCGAAAGATTCCGGTCAAGCCTGAAGTAGCTTCTGCCTGTGAATTACTGGGTATGGATCCATTGCATGTAGCTAATGAGGGCAAATTGATTGCAATTGTGCCGCAACATAGCGCCGATAAATTGCTTGAAGGTATGAGAAAGCATCCGCATGGCGCGGGCGCGGTTATTATTGGCGAAGTGGTGGCACAGCACCCCGGCGTGCTGGTGGCAAAAACAGGTATTGGTGGTACGCGGGTAGTTGATATGCAGCTTGGTGAACAATTACCCAGAATTTGTTAGCTTGCTCGGCTGCTTTTTTTGCGCAAGGGCTTACAGCTTTGTTTTAACACAGCGCGAAAAGAGTGGTGGAATCTTTAATTTAGGAATTACCCACTATTCCGATTCGATTGCGGAAACCCGTGCTGCCTTAATTCGTTCTACTGCGTTGATCAGGTCTTGCTGACCTACGAAAACCCGATTATGGCGGGCTGTTCGTATTGCAGCATCAATAACTGCATTCTTTATATCACGTCCGCAAACATCCTCAATTCTGGCTAGTTCTTCAATTGATACATCCTGCCCCAGCGGAAGCTCTTTGGGTAAATGCTTCATCCAAATTTCCCGGCGACTCTTTTCATCAGGCATCGGAAAATGGATATAGCGAACCCGCGTTTCAAAAGCCTGATCATAGCTTTTGATTAGGTTTGTGGCAAAAATAACCACCCCTTGGTAAAGCTCTAACGATATCATTAATTGACCGCGAATAGCGTTAATCGCCTGTTCTGAAGCCTGTGTTACTTCGGTCAGCCTCTTTGAAAGTAAAGAATCTGCTTCATCAATAAACAGAACGGCTTTATCTCGTTGGGCGGCAAAGAAGAGCGCCTCCACATTTTTTGGTCCCTCCCCGTGATACTTACTTTCAATCTGACCATAACTGGCGGTCAAGATGGGCACACCTAGGTATTGTGCTAGGGCGTGCGCTGCCAGCGTTTTGCCTGTTCCGGGAGGTCCAAAGAAATTTAAAGCGGTGCGGGGATTGGGTTCAATTGCCCGTAGATTCCATTCGTAGAAAATTTTGTGATCCAACCGGATACTGTCAATAGAAGAAAGTAAGGTTTCTTTTAATTCCTCAGGAAGGGATAAAAAATCGAAGGAATAGAGCGGTGGGCGGGCTTTATATTGGGTTGCGCGTTCTTCCAAGGTTATCTCATCAGTAATCCGATTTTTGGATGGGCTAGGTTTATTCGGGACAGGTTTGGAATTTTCCTTATCTTTTGAGGCAACCTTTTCCTCAAGTATTGGCGGGGTAAAAATGGATTTTTCTTCAAATTTTGAAGTACTGATGGTTATATTGACCTCCTGAAGCTGCCCTAGGACTAGCAAGTCGCCAACCGCCGTTTTAAACAGTTCCCGGCAGTTTTGGGCAATGATTTCAGGGACAGTATCGGGCAATCCCTTAATACTCAACTCCATATTATTTTTTAAAACCCATTCATAGGAGCCTCTGTTAGAAGTGGGCGAAGGTTTTGCGACTATTGCGCCCTTCTCAGCTTTTGAGTCTTGGAAGAGATTTATATATTTTTTGATCGTTTGCTCCGCTGGAATTTTGCTTACTCTTTTGAACATAGAAATCTTCTTTGTTATTTAACATTTTGACTAGTTTCAAAAGATTTTAACACAACTGAAGCTTTTTTAAATCAGAAAGATAGGAGTGTGAAACAGATTTTGCAATTAGGTTCAAAGGTACAATTAGCTCCGTTTTCATCCCATGCATAAGAAGAGAAAGTGAGAAGGTAATAAATGAACTGGGGGAAGAACTAAGAAGGATAAGGGTAGCGAGGGGTGAGACGGTAAAGGAAGTTGCGGATAAGTTAGCGGTGAAGAGTTCTGAAATATTCTTTGTGGAAGAAGGAACAATAAAGAATGAAACAGCCCCCCTTTAGAGCTTACGTGAAGTATATATATTATAATGGAATAAGCATCAAAGAAATGCATCTATTGGCAGAAATAAGAGGAGAGAATATTTAATATCAAGCTAATTGAATTTAAATTCACGTAGCTTGAAAGCCTTTCAATAGAGGCGTTTATATTTTCCGCGCTAGCGCTGGAAATCACAACTGATAAATTTCAGGAGCATATTAACATGAATAACCCATATGATGAAAATAGATTTACAAATCGACTGATAAATGAAACCAGTCCTTACCTCTTGCAACACGCCCACAACCCGGTGAACTGGTATCCGTGGGGTGAAGAGGCTTTTGCCAAAGCGCGTGCCGAAAACAAGCCTGTGCTGCTTTCAGTGGGTTACTCTGCTTGTCACTGGTGTCATGTGATGGAGCGAGAGTCTTTTGAAAATGAAGAAATCGCCGCTCTTATGAACGAAAACTTCGTTAGTATTAAAGTGGATCGCGAAGAACGCCCGGATATAGATTCGATCTATATGGAAGCGGTTACGGCTCTGACAGGGAGGGGCGGATGGCCTATGACCGTTTTCTTGACACCGGAAGGCGCGCCTTTTTACGGCGGTACTTACTTTCCACCCGATAATCGCTATAGTGGGATGGCTAGTTTTCCGCAGATACTTAACACGCTCTCTGATGTTTTCCGTGAACAGCCTGAAGATATTGCGAACAATGCCACCGAGCTAAAAAATATGTTGAACAGCAGTCTGTCAGAGCGGGGTGTACAGACTACAGGAGACCTCAATGTTGCTATGCTCAATTCTGCCACCGAGAATTTAAACGCTCAGTTCGATACTAAAAAGGGGGGCTTGGGTAATGCTCCCAAATTCCCGCAAGCCGCTGCGCTCGATTATGTCTTGAAGAGTTGGAGGCGCAACTCAAGCCGCAAAGTGCTGGAAAACCTGTTGCTTACACTCGACCGGATGGCAATGGGCGGAATGTACGATCAGTTGGGTGGCGGCTTTCATCGCTATTCAACCGATGCCGATTGGTTAGTACCGCACTTTGAAAAGATGTTGTACGATAATTCGCAATTAAGTCTGCTTTACCTAGAAGCCTTCCTTGCAACCGGACGCGGCTTTTATCGCCAGATAGCAGAACATATACTTGAATATATTCAGCGTGAGATGACTTACCCGGAGGGTGGTTTCTACAGTACCCAAGATGCCGATAGTGAGGGCGAAGAGGGTAAATTTTTCGTCTGGAGCAAGCGTGAGATTGAGGAAATCTTAGGGGTAGAAGATGCCGCCGTTATTTGCCGTTTCTATAATGTTAGTGAGCGTGGTAACTGGGAAGGGCATAATATCCTACATGTAACAAGTCCTCTGCAACAGATAGTGCAGGAACTTGGTAAAAGTGAGGATGAAATTGAAGAGGTTCTCGGATTCAGCCTCGACAAGCTATTCGAAGTACGCGAGCAGCGCATAAAACCGGGTAGAGATGAAAAAATCCTGACTTCTTGGAATGGGCTGATGCTCAAATCCTTTGCAGTGGCAGGGCGCGTGTTAGACAATCCCGCTTATATCCACATTGCTAAAAATAACGCCGAGTTTGTATTGAAATATTTGAAGAAAGAAGGACGTTTGCTACGTACTTTCAAAGATGATGTGAAGGGCAAGCAAGCGCGTCTAAACGCTTTCTTGGAGGATTACGCCTTTTTTGCCGATGGCTTACTGGCGCTCTACGAAGCTACTTTTGACCTGCGTTGGTTGGATGAGGCAAACTACCTTGCGGAGGTAATGCTGGAGCAGTTCTGGGATGAGACTATCAAGGGCTTCTATGATACTTCGCTAGACCATGAGCAATTAGTAACCCGACCTCGCAATTATATGGATAATGCTACTCCTTGTGGAAATTCGGTCGCGGTGGAAGTCTTGCTGAAACTGGCGCTGTTTACAGGTCAGGAACTTTATCGCGAAAAGGCGGCGAGTGCGCTGGAAAGTGTCGCGGGCTTGATGCCACGCCAACCACTCGGATTTGGTCGCTGGTTGTCCGCCACCGACTTTTATCTGGGTGAGGCAAAAGAAATTGTGATTGTAGGTGAGCCAGATGCGGCGGATACAAAAGCCTTGTTGCGGGTGATTTATAATGCTTACAACCCCAATAAAGTAGTTATGCTGCTACCGCCGGGACTTGATTCGCAAGTAGTGGCGCGTTACCCGCTTTTGGAAGATCGCAAAATGTTGGACGGTAAGGCTACCGCGTATGTGTGCCAGAATTTCGCTTGCCTGCGTCCAGTTACAACACCCGAAGGGTTAGCCGAACAATTGGGTGTGGCTTTATCTTGAAGGGGATTAGAATAACAAGAAAACGGGCGTGGTTTTAAGCCACTCCCGCTCAAACTAGGCTTCAGTCATTTCTACCAAATGTGCGCGGTCTACCATTTCGTCATGTTCCTTGAGGTGCTCGCGTACCATCAAAGCAACCGTCGCGCCTTCGCCAACTGCGCTGGCAACTTGTTTGGTGCTGCCCGCTCGGCAATCCCCTGCCGCGAAAATACCGCGTATCGAGGTCTCCAGAGTTCGGCTGGTAGTTATAAAGCCGCGCTCATCCATTTTAATTGCCGAGTCCTTCAAAAAGCCCGTATTCGGAGTTAGACCGACAAATACGAAGACCGCTGCTGGTTTTTCCTCGTAAGTTTCATTGTTCAAGTTGTTCAGCACCGTAACCGATTCAAGATGCCCTTCACCCCTGAAAGCTTGAATCTGTGTGTTATAGCGAACTTCAACATTGGATATCGAATTCAGTTTGTCGATAATTACCTTGCTAGCAGCCAGTTGCTCTTTTCGTACCAGTAAGGTCACTTTAGAACCGAACTTGCTCAAACCGATGGCTTCTTCTGCCGCGCTGTTGCCACCGCCCACCACCATTATCTCGCGTCCCTTATAGAAAGGACCGTCACAGGTGGCGCAAAAGTGAACGCCCGCACCGATGAAATCCTCTTCGCCTTCCACACCAAGCCGCTTGTAATTAGTACCTAACGCCACTACTAGTGCAGTCGCGCAATAGACATCGCCGTTTCCGGTTTTGACATAGTGATGGTCACCCTCATGTCCGGCTTGACCTTCTCCATCTACTCCGATTTCGACCACTTCTTGCGCTTGCAGGATTTCAACTCCAAAGCGTTTGGCTTGCTCGGTCAGTTCATCAGCAAAAGCTGCTCCCGTTATGCCCTTTGAAAAGCCGGGGTAGTTATCCAGTCGTTCGGTAACAGCCGCTTGCCCACCTGTACCGCTGCGCTCAATTACCAGTGTTTCCATGCCCTCTCTCGCGGCGTAAATGGCGGCAGTTAGCCCGGCGGGTCCGCTTCCCACTACAATAAGGTCGTAGAAGGGACGGCTGGCGCTAGTTTGAAGGTTTAATTTATCGGCAAGCTCCGCGTTGGTCGGCTCGACCAGAAAAGAATTATCGCTGAAAATAATGGTGGGAATAATTTGCTTGCCCTTGTTATAACTTTGAACAACGTTTTGTCCTTCCGGGTTATTATCAATATCTACCCAATTGTAAGGTACACGCTGCTCGTTTAAAAATTTCTTGGCGCGTTTGCAATCGGGACACCACGGTGCGCCATATATAGTTATATCTGCCATCTTTATTACTCCAAGTTACTTTACATAAATGTGCTATATGACTCTGTGTTTGAAGTGATTCACAATCGTACCCAAAAGGCGAAGATTATAAGCACCAGCAAAAAAGACGGGAAAACCACTGGGAAAATTGAACGAGGGTGAACGGGAAATGCTGGAACTGGACTACTGCAAAAACTAGGTAATGACAGTGTTTACCTTAGCCTTGGCGAATCTGGAGAGATGGGTGCGAGATTATTGCTTCCCAGCCAGTTATGTCCAATTGCAACTAGAAAAGGCAGTGCCCTTTTCCGATCTTGGAGGACGGGTAAACCAGCAGCCTTTCAATAATAGCGATGGAAATGAAAACCAGTTACACTAAAATAAAAAAGTGGGATTAGATAGAAAAGATGGAGCTGGGGGGAGTTGAACCCCCGTCCAAAAAGGTCAAACCTACAGACTCATCCACAAGCTTGGTTGACTTCTAATCTCGAACTAAGAAACTAAGCCGACAAAGGTTCCTCGTTCAAATTGTGTGGTCTTTGATCAGGTTACCCAACTCTTGCCTGAACGCATCCCGTTTTTGCAACGCCCCTACCAGCTCCACGGGACCCGGATCTGTCGGAACGGCTGTTTAACTAATTAAGCAGCGAAAGCGAAAGCCGCAGGGGCTTTCTGTGTAGTAGTTTTGCCAGTTATTGGCTTGCTTCATTTTTACGAGGGTAAAGCGCCTCGGCTTGCATCTATAGACCCTCGCTCCCTGTCGAAACCGGGCAGCCCCAAAGTCGTTTGTACATTATATTATACGCATAGAGTCAAGCTTAGTTTCGCCCTTCAAGTGCCTCTTTTTCCAAGTTGCTTACCACCAAATCAAGTTCACGCAGCAAGCTTTCCGGTACTCGTCCTCGAAACTGCTCAACTAACGCTCGGAAATACCACAGTATCCCATCCATCCCTCCGCGAAACCGCTGCCATACATCATGTTGATAGGTACGGAAATCGTTCAGAGTCGAACGGGCGTTATGCAGCTTATCAGCTGCTGAAACAAGCAAAATGGAGGAAGAAGCCTGCGTGATATGTTCCAGATATTTCTCCTTGCGCTCTCTCCAAGGTGGTTTTGGTATCTCGAAAGAGTCTGAACAACCTAACACTATCTGCGCCACTGCCTCACCATATTTTTGCCGGATCAATTCTAGGGTCTCCAACCCTCCTTGATCTTCGACTGCATCGTGCAATAACGCAGCGATTGCCTGATCCTCAGTTGCGCCATGTTCCAGCACAATACTCGCCACCGCCAACAAATGGGCAACATAGGGAGTCTCAGAACCTTTACGAGTTTGCCTGCTGTGAAGTTTAGTAGCAAAGACAAGCGCATCCTCAAAACGCGAAGTTAGCACCATATACCCTCCTAGTCAAAAGCGCAAAACTCGCCTTTGAGCTTACGTTGTGCGGAATTACTCCGCCCTTGCCCTAATTGGGGCATAATAATCTTATCAGTAGTTTACCAGCATGGCTAGGTTTTAGCTAGTCCCATAGTTATCATGTAGGGGTGCTGCTGCTGGCGAACTAAAATTAAAAACCTGTGGGTTTTTACCCGATTGAATTACTTTCAGAGATGGATATTCTTTAATTACACCTTGAATGGATTCTGGATGCTCAGACCAATTCAGATGAGGTATATATTAAGTAAACAAAGTGCTAGTTCTTTTTTAGTTCTTTTTAACCTTCTAGTGCCATAGCAATAAACCTACTTTCCTCCTAAAATTTTTAAGTTGGTAAGCTTGTAACCAACTTTCAGGAAAGGCAATGTTTTTACATTTCCAATCTGGGTTAAAAATATTAAGGGAGAATTGGTATGAAGAATAAAAGGGCAAAGATTTTCATAATACTAGCCGTAGCGCTGGTTATAGCAGTTATGCCGGGTATCGCCTCAGCTCACGAACTCCGGGTGGTTGGTAACTACAATTTTGTAGTTGGCTTTCTAAATGAACCAGCCTATGCCGGGCAGCAAAACGGACTTGACCTGACAATCTGTGATGGTGTTTGCAAATACGTGGTAAAGGATGGAAGCCGGGTGCTGGAAAACCCGGTGCTAGACGCAGAGAAGAGCCTCAAAGCCGAAGTCAGTATGGGTAGCAATGCCCCTCTGGTTCTTACTATAGCCACTCGCTATGGCATGCCCGGTAAATATGCTGCCTATTTCCTGCCATCAACGGTTGGCGCTTATACCTATCATATCTATGGTGAACTTTCCGGTAGCAAAATTGACGAGAAATTTACCAGCGGACCAAAAACCTTTGGCGAAGCTCAACTGTTGAACGCATATCCTGCTAGCGTGGATGCTGATATGATGGCAATACATACCCAGATTAAGGATGCAAAAGATTCTGCTTCTACTGCAACTTATTTCGGTATTGCAGGTATAGCTTTTGGAGTTATTGCGCTTGGAGT contains:
- the ppk2 gene encoding polyphosphate kinase 2, which codes for MAKTKDNHIKNKKKRAENEVLSKPIILPDALEIHLNGEEESPKNLIRLTKPFYEKELKRLQFELVRLQYWVKERGQRLLILFEGRDAAGKGGTIKRIVEPLNPRGVRLVALGKPSDVERTQWYFQRYVAHLPAAGEIVIFDRSWYNRAGVEHVMGFCSDEEYWEFMRACPQFEKLLVSAGIHLIKYWLSVSDEEQEKRFQERSGNPAKLWKLSDMDLLSRERWVEYSKAKDKMMEYTDIPEARWYQVEANDKHRAHLNCINHLLSKFPYQEVLPQPVRLNPRPPADENYIRPPHNAHPIVTDFYLNKE
- a CDS encoding PHA/PHB synthase family protein → MENTMKSSEAFSNIDRMVHAWAGRFNMGVPPAALMLAYLDWLVHLGTSPGKQAELLDNMQRNMQRLMLYASHSADPNAEPVIKPLPQDTRFNGAEWQKWPFNLYYQNFLMTEQWWHYATTGIPGVSRHNEDFLYFAARQLLDMVSPSNYVATNPEVLKATTLEGGANLVKGTSNFIEDWQRNIQGQKPAGAEKFKVGKNVAVTPGKVIYRNRLIELIQYSPTTDKVFAEPVLIVPACIMKYYILDLSPQNSLVKYLVDNGHTVFLISWKNPGAQDRDLGMEDYRTLGIMAALDVISAVVPDRKIHALGYCIGGTFLTIAASAMARDGDDRLQSVTLLAAQTDFTEAGELMLFIDESQVNYLEDIMWNQGYLDTKQMAGAFQLLRSNDLIWSRIINEYLLGHAEQLNDLMAWNADGTRLPYRMHSEYLRTLFLNNDLFEGRFKVGDRPIVLSDIRAPIFAVATSKDHVAPWRSVHKLMLPVDTDVTFVLTSGGHNSGIVSEPGHANRSYQISTRYSTDKYVDPDIWQAVTPVQKGSWWPTWQAWLAAHSSGKVEPPSIGSEGHYPAIAAAPGTYVLQQ
- a CDS encoding HypC/HybG/HupF family hydrogenase formation chaperone produces the protein MCLAVPGQVKLMYEVGDIQMGKVDFSGIQKEVCLAYLPDIQVGDYVIVHVGFAITKLDEKSALETLALFQEIGLLEEELDSKV
- the hypD gene encoding hydrogenase formation protein HypD, translated to MKYLSEFRDENLAKSMLDEIRRVTTRKWAIMEVCGGQTHSIIRNGIDQLLPSEIELIHGPGCPVCVTPLEMIDKALLIASRSEVIFCSFGDMLRVPGSSKDLFRVKSEGGDVRIVYSPLDALKLASENPTKEVVFFGIGFETTAPANAMTVFQAKRQGVKNFSMLVSHVLVPPAIEAILNSPHNRVQAFLAAGHVCSVMGYWQYEPLVEKYKVPIVVTGFEPLDVLEGIRRTILQLEAGRGEVENAYERAVNYEGNIPAQNLLKQVFEVTDQKWRGIGLIPASGWKLGESYREFDAAIKFEVADIQTQESALCHSGEVLQGMLKPNECPAFGKECTPRKPLGATMVSSEGACAAYYQNGRFINLEVVRK
- the hypE gene encoding hydrogenase expression/formation protein HypE produces the protein MTDALNFEGWSCPLPLRDYPNIVMGHGGGGKLSAELVEHLFLPAFKNPTLQALGDSSVLEVLGGRLAFSTDSFVVQPLFFPGGSIGDLAINGTVNDLAMSGATPLYLSAGFIIEEGLSVAALHKIVEDMAIAARKAGVMLVTGDTKVVEKGHGDGIYINTSGIGLIPNGVNIAPNRAKPGDVVIVSGTIGDHGMAIMSVREGLEFETTLSSDSAALNGLVEVMLELTTDIHVLRDPTRGGVAATLNEIAKTSQVGISLDERKIPVKPEVASACELLGMDPLHVANEGKLIAIVPQHSADKLLEGMRKHPHGAGAVIIGEVVAQHPGVLVAKTGIGGTRVVDMQLGEQLPRIC
- a CDS encoding ATP-binding protein, producing MFKRVSKIPAEQTIKKYINLFQDSKAEKGAIVAKPSPTSNRGSYEWVLKNNMELSIKGLPDTVPEIIAQNCRELFKTAVGDLLVLGQLQEVNITISTSKFEEKSIFTPPILEEKVASKDKENSKPVPNKPSPSKNRITDEITLEERATQYKARPPLYSFDFLSLPEELKETLLSSIDSIRLDHKIFYEWNLRAIEPNPRTALNFFGPPGTGKTLAAHALAQYLGVPILTASYGQIESKYHGEGPKNVEALFFAAQRDKAVLFIDEADSLLSKRLTEVTQASEQAINAIRGQLMISLELYQGVVIFATNLIKSYDQAFETRVRYIHFPMPDEKSRREIWMKHLPKELPLGQDVSIEELARIEDVCGRDIKNAVIDAAIRTARHNRVFVGQQDLINAVERIKAARVSAIESE